The Methanosarcina acetivorans C2A genome includes the window CGCTCCTAAAAGGCTTGCAGCAGGGCCCGAAAAGACCGATTCTATGGGCTTTTTCATGGCTTCCTGCATGCTTACGACCGACCCGTCGCAGCGGAGCATCGCAATTCTGGATTCAAGCCCTCTCCTTTCGATTTCGTTTACAACGGTCTTCAGGAACCCTTCTGCTACCGGCAGGAGCTGGGCGTTTAAGTAAGCCGTAACCCCCCTTTCATAGGCTCCCAGAGACTGGGCAAGTTCATGCCCGCAAACTACAGGAAGCCCGGTGAGTTCCTGGATAAGGGCTTTTACGCGCAGTTCATGTTCGGGGTTGCGGACACTGAAATATGAGGAGACTGCAAAAGCCGAGACCCTGTCTTTCAGCCTCAGTACAAAGTTTTCGACTGCGGAAAGGTCGAGGGATTCAACCTCCTCTCCGCGGCTGTCGTGTCCTCCCCGAACCATTATGCAGTTTGCGACCTCCGAGTCCGCAGGGATTTCATAGTCTCCTACAAGAATAAGTCCAACCGGATATCCTGTCTTTTCCAGGATAGTATTGGTTGCAAGAGTTGTGGAAACCGAAACCATAGTCACAAGTTTCAGCTTTTCCGGGTCAAGCCCGTCAATAGAGTTCGTTATTCCTTCAAGAAGGTCGGGATATGTTGTTAGTGCCTTATTTGAACATGTAACTTTTCCATCCGAGTTCCTGATCAATATGGAATCGGTATATGTCCCTCCGGCATCGATTCCCAGACTGTATGCCATTTTTTTTACTCCTTATGCATTTTTTATTTCGGATCACCCGTAAGGTGCCATTAGGTGATCTCGTTTATGCTTTTAACTCTAAAATCGTTCGTAAGCCATTTTCTTTCAAATTTTCTTTCAATTTTTTCCAATTTCCGTGAAGTCAATTTCCATTAAATCCGTTTTTTAAATTCTGAGATCCGGAATTCTGGAGCAAGCGGATTGTTAAAGAACAAATTTAGAGCTAAAAGCAAACCCTGGGCTTAAGAACAATTTCAGTTCAAAGCTTCTATCTGGCTTACTTTCAGTCTTTACCTTTGAACCTCTATAATCCGAGTTGCAATATCTGCATTATTGAGGGAAAATATAAATGTTCCGGATGTCCCGGAACTCAGACTTTCGGCATCCCGATTCCGACAAAAACGAGTTTTGATTCTATGGGTATTGCGCCTGCCTCACTCAGGGAAATATCTTTTCTGTTCATCTCTATCTGGACCTCACCCCTGTCAAGCCCGGCCCCGGTCATATATTCCATCACAAGCTGCTTTCCGAGGGCTTCGGCGTGTGCCAGGGCTTCCGGATAGCTTCCGAAAGTTTCCCTTCCCCGGGGCGAAAAAAGAAGGACAAGCCTTTTCCTTTCTTTTGAATAGGTGTTCTTGATAAGGATTTCGATCCTTTTTATGCCTTTTCCTACAACAGCCCCTACAGCATTTCCTACTTCCGAGTGCCTGGGGACTATAATGTCAGCATCAAGAATCTGTTTCAGTTCTTCGGTATAGGCGACGACTGGGCCCCCGATAAGCACGACAGGGATTTTCATCCTGAACTGCGCAAACCTGTCGGACAGGATAATTTTTTCAATTTCCGGGGAGGGAATGTCTTTTAAGACAAAGGACATCAGGTGTACTGCCATGTTCTTTGCAACATCCCTTTTTATACGCTTGCAGAGTTCTATGTAATCTGTCTGCATATACCGTTCGAGAAGTTTTGCCCCGGCAACCGAAGCTTCCGCGTCCCAGCTCCTATATTCTCCGAGCACATGCAGGGCATCAGTCGGGGTAAAGCCAATTGCCTGGATAAGGCGTTTTCTGATCAGGGAATCTAGCAAGCCGGGGGACAGGTTTTTCTGTGTTTCCCAGAAGATATCGTTCAGGGAGGTTGGGGTATCTCCTATCCTGTCAAACAGTTCCTGCTCGTAACTCCCAAGCTTTGATACCTCGGCCCCTGTCCTTATGAAAAACTTCGTGGGCTGTACGTTCTCTTCAAGGTGCATGGTCCCGGGGATTCTTCCTTTTCTCAGGACTTCAAGAAAGCCGGGGTATTTGACAGCCGCAACACAGAGAGGAATCACCCGGCGGGGTCCTATGTTGATTTTCATATTCTTAACCCAGACGTGGCTGTCTCCTCCCATTGCCGAGGTTTCCATACGGATAGCCTTGACCTTGGTCTGCCAGCCCCCGACTACAGCCCCCTCCGGGCAGAGTTCGGGAAGCCCGTTTTCAAGCATGGAAACATCCGTACTTGTCCCGCCTACATCTATGACCGCACAGGTCTCAAGCCCTGAAAGGTGGGATGCCCCTACAAGGCTTGCAGCAGGGCCTGAAAAGATCGATTCTATGGGTTTTTCAAGGGCTTCGTCGATGCCCACTACTGACCCGTCGCATTTGAGCATTAGCAGCCTTGCGTCCATTCCTCTGCGTTTGATCTCTTCCCGGATCGAAAGGATAAACTGGCTTGCAATAGGGATGAGCTGGGCGTTTAAGTAAGCCGTAACTCCCCTTTCATACGCTCCGAGGTCAAGGGAAAGTTCATGCCCGCAGACAACAGGGAGGCCCGTAAGTTCCTGAATACGGGTTTTGATTGCCAGTTCATGCGCAGGGTTTCGGATACTGAAGTATGAAGAGACTGCAAACGCCGAGACTCGATCTTTTACTTTCTCGACAAAAGCCTCAACTGCCTCCATATCAAGAGGCTCCAGTTCAGTTCCGTGGTGGTCGTGCCCTCCTTTTACAACGGCATAACACTCAGCATTCATTTTTTCCGGGATTTCGTAGTCCCCGACAAGAATCAAACCTACAGGATAGCCATTTTTTTCAAGGATCGTGTTTGTAGCAAGAGTTGTGGATACCGATACCATTTTTACTTCTTTTAAGTATTTTTCATCCAGCCCGTCAATGGAATTTTTAATTCCTGCAAGAAGGTCCGGATAAGTCGTAAGTGCCTTGTTCGAGTCCATCACCTTGCCATCGGAATCCCGGATGATGATCGAATCGGTGTACGTTCCTCCTGCGTCAATTCCCATGCTGTACTGCATTTGAAGATCTCCTGTTTCTTTTTTCGTGAATGGGGTTCATGAAATAGTTCATTAATTGAGCTTATGAAATTTCTCATGAGATTTTATTTGCCGAATATGAATAATGCCCAAAATTATATAATAGTTAGTTGAAAAATAATGACACTCACGCCCTTAGAGACTGATTCCCGAGCTTTCGCATAGGTAGTTTCAAATTTATATCTTAGTGAGGATTTTTATCCTTATTTAATGCCCAAGATTTATATAATTGGGCTTATTTTATATATCCTTTAAGCGCATGTTCAGAAAAACCTTAAAAGGTATTTTTGACCCTGAATAGGGTCTTGGGAGCCCTTTATAAACGGATTGAGTTGATGGGTATGACATTTACAGAAATTTTTTATCATTTAAAGGAACTCGAAAAAAGATTCAATGAAATCAAATACCCTCCTGAAGCTACTTTTCAGCCATCCTTTTCCTCTAAAATCCGAAAAGCAGAAAGGTACTGTTCAAAGTATAATTTGCCTGAGTTTGAAATCGAAGAATTTTTTGAAAAGGTAGAACAATGACATACAGAGTAGCAGTTCACTCCTCGGTCCGCAAAAACCTGAAAAAACTGTACAAGCTCGACAGGCCGGCATATGATTATGTTAAGGCACGCCTCCGCCTTCTGGCTTACAAACCTGAAATGGGTTATCCCCTTGAAGCTGAGTTCGGGGGGAAATGGAGAATTCATATAGGGCCATTCGTGCTGATTTACACCTTTGATAAGGTGAACAGTACCCTCACTCTTCTAGTCTTTGAACACTATACACGGGCATATGATATGGATACAGCTTACGCCTGAACTGATGCTGCGTCTGAAATGATCCCTCTTCTTTCTGGCTATAGAAAAAGACCAAATTTGATAGATAAGTGCCTTCGTCTAACGAAAATCATATTTTTTTCCAATTTTTATGAAATACCGCTCTCCTGCACCTCTTGATTTTACTATTGTTTTTAAGTTGGTTCTCTGAGCGCAGTCCACTTCTTCCTTCAGCCCTTTCGCCGTTTTTTTTGTCATAAAAGGTCAATCACTTAAAGGTAAACGATCTATTTCACCTGAGGCTGTAAAATTCTTAAGGTAAAAGAGGATTTAAGGGCAAAGTAAGATGTGAAATTGAACGAATTTCAGGACTCAGTGAGGAACCAGCTATGAGAAAAAACGATAGTATCAAAGCTTGCGGCAGGACAATAGACTACGAGATCGTATACAGTAAAAGAAGGAGAAAGGCTGCAATCGTAGTCCGCCCTGACCTCAAAGTGGAGTTCCGAGCTCCTCATGGGCTAAGCCTTGAGGCTATAAGGGATATGCTACAGAAGAAGGCTGGCTGGGTTCAGGAAAAGCTTGACTGGTTCGAGGCAAACCGGCTTCCAGGTCAGGAGAAGCGGTATACTGAAGGTGAAATTT containing:
- a CDS encoding hydantoinase/oxoprolinase N-terminal domain-containing protein, giving the protein MQYSMGIDAGGTYTDSIIIRDSDGKVMDSNKALTTYPDLLAGIKNSIDGLDEKYLKEVKMVSVSTTLATNTILEKNGYPVGLILVGDYEIPEKMNAECYAVVKGGHDHHGTELEPLDMEAVEAFVEKVKDRVSAFAVSSYFSIRNPAHELAIKTRIQELTGLPVVCGHELSLDLGAYERGVTAYLNAQLIPIASQFILSIREEIKRRGMDARLLMLKCDGSVVGIDEALEKPIESIFSGPAASLVGASHLSGLETCAVIDVGGTSTDVSMLENGLPELCPEGAVVGGWQTKVKAIRMETSAMGGDSHVWVKNMKINIGPRRVIPLCVAAVKYPGFLEVLRKGRIPGTMHLEENVQPTKFFIRTGAEVSKLGSYEQELFDRIGDTPTSLNDIFWETQKNLSPGLLDSLIRKRLIQAIGFTPTDALHVLGEYRSWDAEASVAGAKLLERYMQTDYIELCKRIKRDVAKNMAVHLMSFVLKDIPSPEIEKIILSDRFAQFRMKIPVVLIGGPVVAYTEELKQILDADIIVPRHSEVGNAVGAVVGKGIKRIEILIKNTYSKERKRLVLLFSPRGRETFGSYPEALAHAEALGKQLVMEYMTGAGLDRGEVQIEMNRKDISLSEAGAIPIESKLVFVGIGMPKV
- a CDS encoding type II toxin-antitoxin system RelE family toxin; protein product: MTYRVAVHSSVRKNLKKLYKLDRPAYDYVKARLRLLAYKPEMGYPLEAEFGGKWRIHIGPFVLIYTFDKVNSTLTLLVFEHYTRAYDMDTAYA